Proteins encoded together in one Drosophila albomicans strain 15112-1751.03 chromosome 2R, ASM965048v2, whole genome shotgun sequence window:
- the LOC117573534 gene encoding tropomyosin-1, isoforms 33/34 isoform X25: MDAIKKKMQAMKVDKDGALERALVCEQEARDANTRAEKAEEEARQLQKKIQTVENELDQTQEALTLVTGKLEEKNKALQNAESEVAALNRRIQLLEEDLERSEERLGSATAKLSEASQAADESERIRKALENRTNMEDDKVALLENQLAQAKLIAEEADKKYEEVARKLVLMEQDLERSEEKVELSESKIVELEEELRVVGNNLKSLEVSEEKATQKEETFETQIKVLDHSLKEAEARAEFAERSVQKLQKEVDRLEDEVSKGKEKYKTIAQELEYADLNNY; the protein is encoded by the exons ATGGATGCCATCAAGAAGAAGATGCAAGCGATGAAAGTCGACAAGGACGGAGCTTTGGAACGTGCTCTCGTCTGCGAACAGGAGGCACGCGATGCCAACACCCGCGCCGAAAAG GCCGAGGAGGAGGCTCGCCAGCTGCAAAAGAAGATCCAGACCGTTGAGAACGAATTGGATCAGACCCAGGAAGCCCTGACCCTTGTCACCGGCAAGCTCGAGGAGAAGAACAAGGCTCTGCAGAAC gCCGAATCTGAGGTCGCTGCATTGAACCGTCGCATTCAATTGCTCGAAGAAGACTTGGAACGCTCTGAGGAGCGTCTGGGTTCCGCCACAGCTAAGCTGTCGGAAGCTTCTCAGGCTGCAGATGAGAGCGAACG GATACGAAAAGCGCTTGAAAATCGCACAAATATGGAAGACGACAAAGTAGCTCTATTGGAGAATCAATTAGCGCaagcaaaattaattgcagaAGAAGCTGATAAGAAATATGAAGAg GTGGCTAGAAAGTTAGTGCTCATGGAACAGGATCTGGAGCGTTCCGAGGAAAAAGTTGAGCTCAGCGAAag CAAAATTGTGGAGCTTGAGGAAGAGCTGCGCGTTGTTGGTAACAACTTGAAGTCCCTGGAAGTCTCAGAGGAGAAG GCCACACAAAAAGAGGAAACCTTTGAAACGCAAATCAAGGTTTTGGATCATTCCTTGAAAGAG GCTGAGGCTCGTGCTGAATTCGCTGAACGTTCCGTTCAGAAATTGCAGAAGGAAGTCGACAGGCTCGAAG ATGAGGTGAGCAAAGGTAAGGAGAAGTACAAAACAATTGCCCAGGAGCTGGAATACGCTGATCTCAACAACTAttaa
- the LOC117573534 gene encoding tropomyosin-2 isoform X23, whose protein sequence is MDAIKKKMQAMKVDKDGALERALVCEQEARDANTRAEKAEEEARQLQKKIQTVENELDQTQEALTLVTGKLEEKNKALQNAESEVAALNRRIQLLEEDLERSEERLGSATAKLSEASQAADESERIRKALENRTNMEDDKVALLENQLAQAKLIAEEADKKYEEVARKLVLMEQDLERSEEKVELSESKIVELEEELRVVGNNLKSLEVSEEKANQREEEYKNQIKTLNTRLKEAEARAEFAERSVQKLQKEVDRLEDDLVLEKERYKDIGDDLDTAFVELILKE, encoded by the exons ATGGATGCCATCAAGAAGAAGATGCAAGCGATGAAAGTCGACAAGGACGGAGCTTTGGAACGTGCTCTCGTCTGCGAACAGGAGGCACGCGATGCCAACACCCGCGCCGAAAAG GCCGAGGAGGAGGCTCGCCAGCTGCAAAAGAAGATCCAGACCGTTGAGAACGAATTGGATCAGACCCAGGAAGCCCTGACCCTTGTCACCGGCAAGCTCGAGGAGAAGAACAAGGCTCTGCAGAAC gCCGAATCTGAGGTCGCTGCATTGAACCGTCGCATTCAATTGCTCGAAGAAGACTTGGAACGCTCTGAGGAGCGTCTGGGTTCCGCCACAGCTAAGCTGTCGGAAGCTTCTCAGGCTGCAGATGAGAGCGAACG GATACGAAAAGCGCTTGAAAATCGCACAAATATGGAAGACGACAAAGTAGCTCTATTGGAGAATCAATTAGCGCaagcaaaattaattgcagaAGAAGCTGATAAGAAATATGAAGAg GTGGCTAGAAAGTTAGTGCTCATGGAACAGGATCTGGAGCGTTCCGAGGAAAAAGTTGAGCTCAGCGAAag CAAAATTGTGGAGCTTGAGGAAGAGCTGCGCGTTGTTGGTAACAACTTGAAGTCCCTGGAAGTCTCAGAGGAGAAG gcCAACCAACGTGAGGAAGAGTACAAGAACCAAATCAAGACCCTGAACACTCGTCTAAAGGAG GCTGAGGCTCGTGCTGAATTCGCTGAACGTTCCGTTCAGAAATTGCAGAAGGAAGTCGACAGGCTCGAAG ACGACCTTGTTCTGGAGAAGGAGCGTTACAAGGATATTGGCGACGATCTCGATACCGCCTTTGTCGAGCTCATCCTCAAGGAATAA
- the LOC117573534 gene encoding tropomyosin-2 isoform X22, with translation MDAIKKKMQAMKVDKDGALERALVCEQEARDANTRAEKAEEEARQLQKKIQTVENELDQTQEALTLVTGKLEEKNKALQNAESEVAALNRRIQLLEEDLERSEERLGSATAKLSEASQAADESERARKILENRALADEERMDALENQLKEARFLAEEADKKYDEVARKLAMVEADLERAEERAEQGENKIVELEEELRVVGNNLKSLEVSEEKANQREEEYKNQIKTLNTRLKEAEARAEFAERSVQKLQKEVDRLEDDLVLEKERYKDIGDDLDTAFVELILKE, from the exons ATGGATGCCATCAAGAAGAAGATGCAAGCGATGAAAGTCGACAAGGACGGAGCTTTGGAACGTGCTCTCGTCTGCGAACAGGAGGCACGCGATGCCAACACCCGCGCCGAAAAG GCCGAGGAGGAGGCTCGCCAGCTGCAAAAGAAGATCCAGACCGTTGAGAACGAATTGGATCAGACCCAGGAAGCCCTGACCCTTGTCACCGGCAAGCTCGAGGAGAAGAACAAGGCTCTGCAGAAC gCCGAATCTGAGGTCGCTGCATTGAACCGTCGCATTCAATTGCTCGAAGAAGACTTGGAACGCTCTGAGGAGCGTCTGGGTTCCGCCACAGCTAAGCTGTCGGAAGCTTCTCAGGCTGCAGATGAGAGCGAACG TGCTCGCAAGATTCTTGAGAATCGCGCCCTTGCCGATGAAGAACGCATGGACGCTCTTGAGAATCAGCTGAAGGAAGCGCGTTTCCTTGCTGAGGAGGCTGACAAGAAATACGATGAG gtTGCCCGTAAATTGGCCATGGTTGAAGCTGATTTGGAGCGTGCCGAAGAACGTGCCGAGCAGGGTGAAAA CAAAATTGTGGAGCTTGAGGAAGAGCTGCGCGTTGTTGGTAACAACTTGAAGTCCCTGGAAGTCTCAGAGGAGAAG gcCAACCAACGTGAGGAAGAGTACAAGAACCAAATCAAGACCCTGAACACTCGTCTAAAGGAG GCTGAGGCTCGTGCTGAATTCGCTGAACGTTCCGTTCAGAAATTGCAGAAGGAAGTCGACAGGCTCGAAG ACGACCTTGTTCTGGAGAAGGAGCGTTACAAGGATATTGGCGACGATCTCGATACCGCCTTTGTCGAGCTCATCCTCAAGGAATAA
- the LOC117573534 gene encoding tropomyosin-1, isoforms 33/34 isoform X24, producing the protein MDAIKKKMQAMKVDKDGALERALVCEQEARDANTRAEKAEEEARQLQKKIQTVENELDQTQEALTLVTGKLEEKNKALQNAESEVAALNRRIQLLEEDLERSEERLGSATAKLSEASQAADESERIRKALENRTNMEDDKVALLENQLAQAKLIAEEADKKYEEVARKLVLMEQDLERSEEKVELSESKIVELEEELRVVGNNLKSLEVSEEKATQKEETFETQIKVLDHSLKEAEARAEFAERSVQKLQKEVDRLEDDLLNERAKNKLLQEEMEATLHDIQNM; encoded by the exons ATGGATGCCATCAAGAAGAAGATGCAAGCGATGAAAGTCGACAAGGACGGAGCTTTGGAACGTGCTCTCGTCTGCGAACAGGAGGCACGCGATGCCAACACCCGCGCCGAAAAG GCCGAGGAGGAGGCTCGCCAGCTGCAAAAGAAGATCCAGACCGTTGAGAACGAATTGGATCAGACCCAGGAAGCCCTGACCCTTGTCACCGGCAAGCTCGAGGAGAAGAACAAGGCTCTGCAGAAC gCCGAATCTGAGGTCGCTGCATTGAACCGTCGCATTCAATTGCTCGAAGAAGACTTGGAACGCTCTGAGGAGCGTCTGGGTTCCGCCACAGCTAAGCTGTCGGAAGCTTCTCAGGCTGCAGATGAGAGCGAACG GATACGAAAAGCGCTTGAAAATCGCACAAATATGGAAGACGACAAAGTAGCTCTATTGGAGAATCAATTAGCGCaagcaaaattaattgcagaAGAAGCTGATAAGAAATATGAAGAg GTGGCTAGAAAGTTAGTGCTCATGGAACAGGATCTGGAGCGTTCCGAGGAAAAAGTTGAGCTCAGCGAAag CAAAATTGTGGAGCTTGAGGAAGAGCTGCGCGTTGTTGGTAACAACTTGAAGTCCCTGGAAGTCTCAGAGGAGAAG GCCACACAAAAAGAGGAAACCTTTGAAACGCAAATCAAGGTTTTGGATCATTCCTTGAAAGAG GCTGAGGCTCGTGCTGAATTCGCTGAACGTTCCGTTCAGAAATTGCAGAAGGAAGTCGACAGGCTCGAAG ACGACTTGTTGAACGAGCGCGCTAAGAACAAACTGCTGCAGGAGGAAATGGAAGCCACTTTACATGATATACAGAACATGTAA
- the LOC117573534 gene encoding tropomyosin-1, isoforms 33/34 isoform X18: MDAIKKKMQAMKVDKDGALERALVCEQEARDANTRAEKAEEEARQLQKKIQTVENELDQTQEALTLVTGKLEEKNKALQNAESEVAALNRRIQLLEEDLERSEERLGSATAKLSEASQAADESERARKILENRALADEERMDALENQLKEARFLAEEADKKYDEVARKLAMVEADLERAEERAEQGENKIVELEEELRVVGNNLKSLEVSEEKANQREEEYKNQIKTLNTRLKEAEARAEFAERSVQKLQKEVDRLEDDLIVEKERYCLIGDSLDEAFLDLIKGLEPFWTVRNPKPPTPKLPTPTPEELAAMEEARAAAEAAAAAAAAEAGEQGAEGAAQVVLSEDGVPVPKEPTPPPKEPTPPPPPPPPFEYSIDLPPEGAEVPFVKNYEPPPPGSEPEPAAEGEAAAPAAEGAAPAADGAAPAAEGAAPPAEGAAPPAEGAAPPAEGAAPAEAAAAAPAAEAAPEAPAAEAAAPAPAAEAPAAEAAAAPAEAEAPPA, from the exons ATGGATGCCATCAAGAAGAAGATGCAAGCGATGAAAGTCGACAAGGACGGAGCTTTGGAACGTGCTCTCGTCTGCGAACAGGAGGCACGCGATGCCAACACCCGCGCCGAAAAG GCCGAGGAGGAGGCTCGCCAGCTGCAAAAGAAGATCCAGACCGTTGAGAACGAATTGGATCAGACCCAGGAAGCCCTGACCCTTGTCACCGGCAAGCTCGAGGAGAAGAACAAGGCTCTGCAGAAC gCCGAATCTGAGGTCGCTGCATTGAACCGTCGCATTCAATTGCTCGAAGAAGACTTGGAACGCTCTGAGGAGCGTCTGGGTTCCGCCACAGCTAAGCTGTCGGAAGCTTCTCAGGCTGCAGATGAGAGCGAACG TGCTCGCAAGATTCTTGAGAATCGCGCCCTTGCCGATGAAGAACGCATGGACGCTCTTGAGAATCAGCTGAAGGAAGCGCGTTTCCTTGCTGAGGAGGCTGACAAGAAATACGATGAG gtTGCCCGTAAATTGGCCATGGTTGAAGCTGATTTGGAGCGTGCCGAAGAACGTGCCGAGCAGGGTGAAAA CAAAATTGTGGAGCTTGAGGAAGAGCTGCGCGTTGTTGGTAACAACTTGAAGTCCCTGGAAGTCTCAGAGGAGAAG gcCAACCAACGTGAGGAAGAGTACAAGAACCAAATCAAGACCCTGAACACTCGTCTAAAGGAG GCTGAGGCTCGTGCTGAATTCGCTGAACGTTCCGTTCAGAAATTGCAGAAGGAAGTCGACAGGCTCGAAG ACGATCTAATCGTTGAAAAAGAACGTTATTGCCTCATCGGCGACAGCCTCGACGAAGCCTTCCTGGACCTCATCAAGGGCCTCGAGCCATTCTGGACAGTGCGCAATCCCAAGCCACCTACGCCCAAATTGCCCACACCAACTCCCGAGGAACTCGCCGCCATGGAGGAGGCCAGAGCCGCAGCCGAAGCAgccgccgctgcagctgcggcCGAGGCTGGCGAGCAGGGCGCAGAGGGTGCTGCGCAAGTTGTGTTGTCAGAGGATGGTGTGCCGGTGCCCAAGGAGCCGACGCCACCACCAAAGGAGCCAactccaccaccaccaccaccgccaccatTCGAGTACTCGATCGATTTGCCGCCAGAGGGCGCTGAAGTGCCATTCGTTAAGAACTATGAGCCACCACCACCCGGCTCTGAGCCCGAGCCAGCTGCCGAAGGCGAGGCTGCTGCACCAGCGGCTGAGGGAGCTGCACCTGCTGCTGACGGTGCTGCTCCAGCGGCTGAGGGAGCTGCCCCACCAGCGGAAGGCGCGGCGCCACCAGCTGAGGGAGCTGCCCCACCAGCAGAGGGAGCTGCACCggctgaggctgctgctgctgcaccgGCGGCTGAGGCTGCTCCTGAAGCACCAGCGGCTGAGGCAGCTGCGCCAGCGCCTGCAGCTGAAGCACCTGCTGCCGAAGCGGCTGCCGCGCCAGCTGAAGCCGAGGCGCCACCAGCCTAA
- the LOC117573534 gene encoding tropomyosin-1, isoforms 33/34 isoform X19, whose translation MDAIKKKMQAMKVDKDGALERALVCEQEARDANTRAEKAEEEARQLQKKIQTVENELDQTQEALTLVTGKLEEKNKALQNAESEVAALNRRIQLLEEDLERSEERLGSATAKLSEASQAADESERIRKALENRTNMEDDKVALLENQLAQAKLIAEEADKKYEEVARKLVLMEQDLERSEEKVELSESKIVELEEELRVVGNNLKSLEVSEEKANQREEEYKNQIKTLNTRLKEAEARAEFAERSVQKLQKEVDRLEDDLIVEKERYCLIGDSLDEAFLDLIKGLEPFWTVRNPKPPTPKLPTPTPEELAAMEEARAAAEAAAAAAAAEAGEQGAEGAAQVVLSEDGVPVPKEPTPPPKEPTPPPPPPPPFEYSIDLPPEGAEVPFVKNYEPPPPGSEPEPAAEGEAAAPAAEGAAPAADGAAPAAEGAAPPAEGAAPPAEGAAPPAEGAAPAEAAAAAPAAEAAPEAPAAEAAAPAPAAEAPAAEAAAAPAEAEAPPA comes from the exons ATGGATGCCATCAAGAAGAAGATGCAAGCGATGAAAGTCGACAAGGACGGAGCTTTGGAACGTGCTCTCGTCTGCGAACAGGAGGCACGCGATGCCAACACCCGCGCCGAAAAG GCCGAGGAGGAGGCTCGCCAGCTGCAAAAGAAGATCCAGACCGTTGAGAACGAATTGGATCAGACCCAGGAAGCCCTGACCCTTGTCACCGGCAAGCTCGAGGAGAAGAACAAGGCTCTGCAGAAC gCCGAATCTGAGGTCGCTGCATTGAACCGTCGCATTCAATTGCTCGAAGAAGACTTGGAACGCTCTGAGGAGCGTCTGGGTTCCGCCACAGCTAAGCTGTCGGAAGCTTCTCAGGCTGCAGATGAGAGCGAACG GATACGAAAAGCGCTTGAAAATCGCACAAATATGGAAGACGACAAAGTAGCTCTATTGGAGAATCAATTAGCGCaagcaaaattaattgcagaAGAAGCTGATAAGAAATATGAAGAg GTGGCTAGAAAGTTAGTGCTCATGGAACAGGATCTGGAGCGTTCCGAGGAAAAAGTTGAGCTCAGCGAAag CAAAATTGTGGAGCTTGAGGAAGAGCTGCGCGTTGTTGGTAACAACTTGAAGTCCCTGGAAGTCTCAGAGGAGAAG gcCAACCAACGTGAGGAAGAGTACAAGAACCAAATCAAGACCCTGAACACTCGTCTAAAGGAG GCTGAGGCTCGTGCTGAATTCGCTGAACGTTCCGTTCAGAAATTGCAGAAGGAAGTCGACAGGCTCGAAG ACGATCTAATCGTTGAAAAAGAACGTTATTGCCTCATCGGCGACAGCCTCGACGAAGCCTTCCTGGACCTCATCAAGGGCCTCGAGCCATTCTGGACAGTGCGCAATCCCAAGCCACCTACGCCCAAATTGCCCACACCAACTCCCGAGGAACTCGCCGCCATGGAGGAGGCCAGAGCCGCAGCCGAAGCAgccgccgctgcagctgcggcCGAGGCTGGCGAGCAGGGCGCAGAGGGTGCTGCGCAAGTTGTGTTGTCAGAGGATGGTGTGCCGGTGCCCAAGGAGCCGACGCCACCACCAAAGGAGCCAactccaccaccaccaccaccgccaccatTCGAGTACTCGATCGATTTGCCGCCAGAGGGCGCTGAAGTGCCATTCGTTAAGAACTATGAGCCACCACCACCCGGCTCTGAGCCCGAGCCAGCTGCCGAAGGCGAGGCTGCTGCACCAGCGGCTGAGGGAGCTGCACCTGCTGCTGACGGTGCTGCTCCAGCGGCTGAGGGAGCTGCCCCACCAGCGGAAGGCGCGGCGCCACCAGCTGAGGGAGCTGCCCCACCAGCAGAGGGAGCTGCACCggctgaggctgctgctgctgcaccgGCGGCTGAGGCTGCTCCTGAAGCACCAGCGGCTGAGGCAGCTGCGCCAGCGCCTGCAGCTGAAGCACCTGCTGCCGAAGCGGCTGCCGCGCCAGCTGAAGCCGAGGCGCCACCAGCCTAA
- the LOC117573534 gene encoding retinitis pigmentosa 1-like 1 protein isoform X2, translated as MYEKTLTIGTAKVNNAYVWQKVSYNNKNQATAATTTSASTVKSKQKQHNNNNKTVSSSAKNASKTHNEHSKTTVTTKSAVAANTTQTPVTSATIAASLKPATQTPLFKKFVGNAARRQTLAHQIKRAHRHLLTSGGNDKQPQKPTTRNNKQRTGSSAAAAAGQQTKTTKPQQQQRNKRTLNANKHLCCSKSDNQKNKLNKKQQSKRGKNNNNNAADDAKSELSSRWGSIEEQLNVLDNLLHYDEEAELYIAQLYDRYQQLQIENKTTSLVDSDSDSEIWSWSDYDYDLELNMSNNNSNDDDALSSTSGAGSHSTNNSIASPSSLVPSSLKRRGHQHHPRFAGTRRPQVPNVQEILAALYRGDSKGVLSNLRGEPTDPEPEPDRSTLSLPLTESVTNSLGSNSPTPTDESSMLDDANTTTKAASAAAGEEQAVPTAKKKKKRDKGEKSEKSERKKKSSSSSTTGKRERSKRSSGNASIMELSSDSMATDLSAGAIDEGIVLNPEDEDTQTAEWSKLRCTSEAAEIVAEREARRNKGRCADYPGLAFGRSIFSSDTMMKFNIIRNELHNIMNTQLKRAESEVAALNRRIQLLEEDLERSEERLGSATAKLSEASQAADESERIRKALENRTNMEDDKVALLENQLAQAKLIAEEADKKYEEVARKLVLMEQDLERSEEKVELSESKIVELEEELRVVGNNLKSLEVSEEKANQREEEYKNQIKTLNTRLKEAEARAEFAERSVQKLQKEVDRLEDDLIVEKERYCLIGDSLDEAFLDLIKGLEPFWTVRNPKPPTPKLPTPTPEELAAMEEARAAAEAAAAAAAAEAGEQGAEGAAQVVLSEDGVPVPKEPTPPPKEPTPPPPPPPPFEYSIDLPPEGAEVPFVKNYEPPPPGSEPEPAAEGEAAAPAAEGAAPAADGAAPAAEGAAPPAEGAAPPAEGAAPPAEGAAPAEAAAAAPAAEAAPEAPAAEAAAPAPAAEAPAAEAAAAPAEAEAPPA; from the exons ATGTACGAAAAAACATTAACAATAGGAACTGCAAAAGTTAATAATGCATATGTGTGGCAAAAAGTgagttacaacaacaaaaatcaagccacagcggcaacaacaacatcagcatcgaCAGTCAAGtctaagcaaaagcaacataacaacaacaacaagacagTATCAAGCAGTGcaaaaaatgcaagcaaaacgCATAATGAACATTCAAAAACGACTGTAACAACAAAATCAGCTGtagcagcaaacacaacacaaacaccaGTAACATCAGCTACGATTGCGGCTTCGTTAAAGCCGGCAACGCAGACGCCGCTTTTCAAAAAGTTCGTTGGCAACGCGGCTAGGCGGCAGACGCTTGCACATCAAATAAAACGCGCACACCGCCATCTATTGACGAGCGGCGGCAACGATAAGCAGCCACAAAAACCAACTACGCgtaataataaacaaagaa CAGGTagcagcgcagcagctgctgcaggacagcagacaaaaacaacaaaacctcaacagcagcagcgtaaTAAACGCACgctaaatgcaaataaacatttgtgtTGCTCAAAAAGTGATAATCAAAAGAATAagctaaataaaaagcaacaaagtaagcgtggcaaaaacaacaacaacaacgcagcTGACGACGCCAAATCAGAGCTTTCATCACGTTGGGGCTCAATCGAGGAGCAGCTGAATGTGCTCGACAATCTGCTCCACTACGATGAGGAGGCCGAATTGTATATAGCGCAACTCTACGACAGATATCAACAGCTACAGATAGAGAATAAGACCACCTCGCTTGTGGATAGCGACAGCGACTCAGAGATTTGGAGCTGGAGCGATTACGACTACGATTTGGAGCTGAACATgtcgaacaacaacagcaacgatgacgacgccCTGTCCAGCACCAGTGGAGCGGGCAGTCATAGCACCAACAATTCCATCGCATCACCATCTTCACTGGTACCGTCCTCCTTAAAGCGTCGCGGTCACCAGCATCATCCGCGCTTTGCGGGCACACGACGTCCCCAAGTGCCCAATGTCCAGGAGATACTGGCCGCTCTCTACCGCGGCGATTCCAAAGGTGTGCTCTCCAATCTGCGTGGTGAACCGACAGATCCCGAGCCAGAACCAGATCGCAGCACTTTAAGTTTACCTTTAACTGAATCGGTGACAAATTCGCTGGGCAGCAATAGTCCAACACCCACGGATGAGAGCAGTATGCTGGACGATGCCAACACCACAACAAAGGCTGCTTCTGCAGCTGCTGGCGAGGAACAGGCTGTGCCTACggccaaaaagaagaaaaaacgtGACAAAGGTGAAAAATCTGAGAAATCCGAGCGTAAAAagaaatcatcatcatcgtccacAACTGGGAAACGAGAGCGCAGCAAGCGTTCCAGTGGCAATGCCTCCATCATGGAATTAAGCAGCGACAGCATGGCCACCGACCTCAGTGCGGGCGCAATCGATGAGGGCATCGTACTCAACCCAGAGGACGAGGACACCCAGACAGCGGAATGGTCCAAGCTGCGTTGTACCAGCGAGGCAGCTGAGATTGTGGCAGAGCGAGAGGCACGTAGGAATAAAGGACGTTGTGCGGACTATCCGGGTTTGGCCTTTGGACGCTCCATCTTCAGTTCGGACACGATGATGAAGTTCAACATCATTCGCAACGAGCTGCACAACATCATGAATACGCAACTCAAGCGG gCCGAATCTGAGGTCGCTGCATTGAACCGTCGCATTCAATTGCTCGAAGAAGACTTGGAACGCTCTGAGGAGCGTCTGGGTTCCGCCACAGCTAAGCTGTCGGAAGCTTCTCAGGCTGCAGATGAGAGCGAACG GATACGAAAAGCGCTTGAAAATCGCACAAATATGGAAGACGACAAAGTAGCTCTATTGGAGAATCAATTAGCGCaagcaaaattaattgcagaAGAAGCTGATAAGAAATATGAAGAg GTGGCTAGAAAGTTAGTGCTCATGGAACAGGATCTGGAGCGTTCCGAGGAAAAAGTTGAGCTCAGCGAAag CAAAATTGTGGAGCTTGAGGAAGAGCTGCGCGTTGTTGGTAACAACTTGAAGTCCCTGGAAGTCTCAGAGGAGAAG gcCAACCAACGTGAGGAAGAGTACAAGAACCAAATCAAGACCCTGAACACTCGTCTAAAGGAG GCTGAGGCTCGTGCTGAATTCGCTGAACGTTCCGTTCAGAAATTGCAGAAGGAAGTCGACAGGCTCGAAG ACGATCTAATCGTTGAAAAAGAACGTTATTGCCTCATCGGCGACAGCCTCGACGAAGCCTTCCTGGACCTCATCAAGGGCCTCGAGCCATTCTGGACAGTGCGCAATCCCAAGCCACCTACGCCCAAATTGCCCACACCAACTCCCGAGGAACTCGCCGCCATGGAGGAGGCCAGAGCCGCAGCCGAAGCAgccgccgctgcagctgcggcCGAGGCTGGCGAGCAGGGCGCAGAGGGTGCTGCGCAAGTTGTGTTGTCAGAGGATGGTGTGCCGGTGCCCAAGGAGCCGACGCCACCACCAAAGGAGCCAactccaccaccaccaccaccgccaccatTCGAGTACTCGATCGATTTGCCGCCAGAGGGCGCTGAAGTGCCATTCGTTAAGAACTATGAGCCACCACCACCCGGCTCTGAGCCCGAGCCAGCTGCCGAAGGCGAGGCTGCTGCACCAGCGGCTGAGGGAGCTGCACCTGCTGCTGACGGTGCTGCTCCAGCGGCTGAGGGAGCTGCCCCACCAGCGGAAGGCGCGGCGCCACCAGCTGAGGGAGCTGCCCCACCAGCAGAGGGAGCTGCACCggctgaggctgctgctgctgcaccgGCGGCTGAGGCTGCTCCTGAAGCACCAGCGGCTGAGGCAGCTGCGCCAGCGCCTGCAGCTGAAGCACCTGCTGCCGAAGCGGCTGCCGCGCCAGCTGAAGCCGAGGCGCCACCAGCCTAA